GATCGTCGCGACGACGGCGACGTCGAACGCCGCGAGCAACCTCGGCGGCGGGCTGCTCGTGCTCTACGTGGTGCGGGACCTCGGGCTGAGCGAGGCGCAGCTGGGCCTGGTGCTCAGCGTCGGCGCCCTGGGCGGCCTGGCGGGGGCGTTCGCCTCGGGCGCCGTCATGCGGGTCGTGGGGGAGGGTCGGACCATCGCGCTGGCGATCCTGCCGTCCTCGGCCGCGGCAGCCCTGGTGCCGCTCGCCGCCGGCCGGTCGCAGGGCACCGCGCTCGTCATGCTCGCGGTGTCCATGGCGGTCTACGGGTTCGGCGTCGTCGTCTACAACGTCGCGCAGGTGTCGTTCCGGCAGCGGCTCTGCCCCCTGCCGCTGCTGGGGCGGATGAACGCCTCGGTCCGCTTCGTCGTGTGGGGCGTCAACCCGGTGGCCGCGTTCGTGGGCGGGGTCGTGGCCGCGCAGGCCGGCATCGTCACCGTGCTCTGGGCCGGGGTGGTGCTCGAGGCGGCGGCCGTCCTGCCGGTGCTGCTGAGCCCGCTGGTGCGGATGCGGGACCTGCCGCGCCACCTCGACCAGCACGCCGACCGGAGTGCGGACGAGGGGGGCGACGAGACCGTCGACGCGCCCGCCGACGGGCGTCGTGACAGCACGGAGCCCGCCGGACCCTGAGGTCCGACGGGCTCCCGGGCCGTCACCGGCCGACGGTCAGCTGACGGTCCAGGTGTCGGGGCCCGCGAGCAGGGCGGTGAGGTCGGCGTCCTGGGCGGGGCCGCCGGCGGCGGAGACCGCGGCGTCCACCTGGGAGCGGACCAGGTCGTCGTAGGCGGGCCGCTGCACGGAGCGGAAGACACCGACGGGGACCGTGGTCATGGACGGGTCGTCGAGGCGGGACAGCGCGAACTGGGCCGACGGGTCGTCCGCACCGGGGTCGTGGACGACCGGGGTGCGCCCGGTCGCGGCCGCGACGTCCCGGGCGACGACCTCCAGGCCGCCGCCGTCGGGGCGCGCGACGACGACGCTCGCGTCCCCGTCCGGGCCGCCGAAGGTGACCTCCTGGCCCGCGGCGAGCCGGACCAGGCGGGCCTGGGACTCGTCGCGGTCCTTCAGCACGTCGAACGCGCCGTCGTTGAAGATCGGGCAGTTCTGGTAGATCTCCACCAGCGCGCTGCCGCGGTGCTCGGCGGCCTGGCGCAGCACCTCGGTGAGGTGCGCCCGGTCGGAGTCCAGGGTCCGTGCGACGAAGGTCGCCTCGGCGCCCAGGGCCAGCGACACCGGGTTGAACGGGCCGTCGACGCTGCCCGCCGGGGTCGACTTGGTGACCTTGCCGGTCTCGGACGTCGGGGAGTACTGGCCCTTGGTGAGCCCGTAGATCCGGTTGTTGAACAGCAGGATCGTCACGTTGAGGTTGCGGCGCAGGGTGTGCAGCAGGTGACCGGCGCCGATGGACAGCGCGTCGCCGTCGCCGGTGACGACCCAGACGTTGAGGTCGGGGCGCGACACGGCCAGGCCGGTGGCGATCGTCGGCGCCCGGCCGTGGATGGAGTGCACGCCGTAGGTGTCCAGGTAGTACGGGAACCGGCTGGAGCACCCGATGCCGGAGACGAAGACGATGTTCTCGCGCTTGAGCCCCAGGTCGGGCAGGAAGCCCTGGACCGCGGCGAGCACGGCGTAGTCGCCGCAGCCGGGGCACCAGCGCACCTCGTTCTCCGCGACGAACTGCTTGCGGGTGAGGGCCTCGCCCTCGGACAGCGTGGGGACGCCGCGC
This window of the Aquipuribacter hungaricus genome carries:
- a CDS encoding 2-oxoacid:ferredoxin oxidoreductase subunit beta; protein product: MSIELGLPTVGPGQGLRGVPTLSEGEALTRKQFVAENEVRWCPGCGDYAVLAAVQGFLPDLGLKRENIVFVSGIGCSSRFPYYLDTYGVHSIHGRAPTIATGLAVSRPDLNVWVVTGDGDALSIGAGHLLHTLRRNLNVTILLFNNRIYGLTKGQYSPTSETGKVTKSTPAGSVDGPFNPVSLALGAEATFVARTLDSDRAHLTEVLRQAAEHRGSALVEIYQNCPIFNDGAFDVLKDRDESQARLVRLAAGQEVTFGGPDGDASVVVARPDGGGLEVVARDVAAATGRTPVVHDPGADDPSAQFALSRLDDPSMTTVPVGVFRSVQRPAYDDLVRSQVDAAVSAAGGPAQDADLTALLAGPDTWTVS